Proteins from a single region of Urocitellus parryii isolate mUroPar1 chromosome 4, mUroPar1.hap1, whole genome shotgun sequence:
- the LOC113177555 gene encoding olfactory receptor 5J3-like, with protein sequence MGGWNHTGVEEFLLVGLTENPDLQIPLFLLFTLIYLITLTGNWGMIVLIRLSTQLHTPMYFFLSNLSFCDICYSTVFAPKMLINFLSKHKSSTFFGCVLQSFFFAVYVTTEGILLSMMAYDRYVAIANPLVYTVVMTQSVCIQMVLASYLGGLINSLTHTIGLLQLDFCGPNVVNHYFCDIPPLLRLSCSDARTNEMLLLVFSGVIAVFTFIVIMVSYIRIIIAIQRIRSAEGRRKAFSTCASHLTAVTLFYGSVTFSYIQPSSQYSLEQEKVSAVFYTLVIPMLNPLIYSLRNKDVKDAAKKSLLWKRNPT encoded by the coding sequence ATGGGAGGTTGGAATCATACAGGTGTTGAAGAATTCCTTCTAGTAGGATTAACTGAAAATCCTGACTTGCAGATCCCTCTCTTCTTACTCTTCACCCTTATTTATCTCATCACTCTGACAGGTAACTGGGGGATGATTGTCTTGATCAGGTTAAGCACCCAGCTTCAcactcccatgtacttcttccttagCAATCTCTCTTTTTGTGATATTTGCTACTCTACTGTCTTTGCTCCTAAGATGCTGATCAATTTCCTATCCAAACATAAGTCCAGTACGTTTTTTGGCTGTGTTCTACAGAGCTTCTTCTTCGCAGTGTATGTAACCACAGAGGGCATCCTGTTGTCTATGATGGCTTATGACAGGTATGTGGCAATAGCCAACCCCTTGGTGTATACAGTCGTTATGACACAAAGCGTCTGTATTCAGATGGTCCTTGCATCTTACTTGGGTGGTCTCATTAATTCGCTGACACACACAATAGGATTGCTCCAACTAGACTTCTGTGGTCCCAATGTTGTGAATCATTACTTCTGTGACATCCCTCCTCTCCTGAGGCTTTCATGCTCTGATGCCCGTACCAATGAGATGCTGCTTTTAGTCTTCTCTGGGGTCATTGCAGTGTTCACTTTCATCGTCATCATGGTCTCCTATATCCGCATCATTATTGCCATCCAGAGAATCCGCTCTGCTGAGGGGAGGcgcaaagccttctccacctgtgcttCACACCTGACTGCAGTGACCTTATTTTATGGGTCTGTGACCTTCAGCTACATCCAGCCAAGCTCTCAGTATTCCCTAGAACAGGAGAAGGTGTCTGCTGTGTTTTACACATTGGTGATCCCCATGTTAAACCCACTGATTTACAGCCTAAGGAACAAGGATGTGAAAGACGCAGCGAAAAAATCACTTCTATGGAAGAGAAACCCCACTTGA
- the LOC113177554 gene encoding olfactory receptor 5AS1-like, with translation MLGNNQTRPTEFLLVGFTDYLPLRFILFFVFFIVYALTVVGNVGLIVLAKVDSRLQTPMYYFLSNLSFLDISYSTTIAPKMLVNFLASRKRISFYGCALQMFFFACFADAECLVLAAMAYDRYTAICHPLLYPMLMSQRLCTSLIVLAYISGSMTSLVHVCLIVKLPFCGSNVINHFFCDIPPLLALSCADTHINELLLFILCGGIQTSTFVVIFISYFCILLTVLSMKSSEGRNKVFSTCASHLVAVTLFYGTLLFMYLRPTTSYSPESDKVVAVFYTVVFPMFNPIIYSFRNKDVKNALKKLCEKRVFKN, from the coding sequence atGTTGGGGAATAATCAGACCAGGCCTACTGAGTTCCTACTTGTTGGATTCACAGACTATCTCCCCCTCAGATTCATattgttctttgtgtttttcattgTGTATGCCTTAACTGTGGTAGGAAATGTGGGTTTAATAGTCCTAGCTAAGGTTGACTCAAGACTGCAAACCcccatgtattattttcttaGCAACTTGTCTTTCTTAGACATCAGCTATTCTACAACAATTGCTCCAAAAATGCTGGTGAATTTCTTAGCTTCCAGGAAGAGAATCTCTTTCTATGGCTGTGCACTGCAGatgtttttctttgcttgttttgcTGATGCAGAGTGCCTGGTCCTGGCagccatggcctatgaccgctatacAGCCATTTGCCACCCATTGCTCTATCCTATGCTGATGTCTCAGAGACTCTGTACCAGCCTCATTGTGCTGGCTTACATCAGTGGAAGTATGACTTCACTGGTGCATGTGTGCCTCATAGTTAAGCTGCCATTCTGTGGCTCCAATGTCATCAACCACTTTTTCTGTGACATCCCACCTCTCCTGGCTTTGTCTTGCGCAGATACCCACATCAATGAGCTTCTGCTCTTTATCTTGTGTGGTGGCATCCAGACCAGCACTTTTGTGGTCATATTTATCTCTTACTTCTGCATCCTCCTGACTGTTCTGAGCATGAAGTCATCAGAAGGCAGGAACAAAGTCTTTTCTACCTGTGCTTCCCATCTCGTAGCTGTCACGTTGTTTTATGGGACACTCCTGTTTATGTACTTACGTCCCACCACCAGCTATTCCCCGGAAAGTGACAAGGTGGTTGCAGTGTTTTATACTGTGGTCTTTCCCATGTTTAACCCAATAATCTATAGTTTCAGAAATAAGGATGTGAAAAATGCTCTCAAAAAGCTGTGTGAAAAACgtgtatttaaaaattag